One window of the Natronomonas marina genome contains the following:
- a CDS encoding glycosyltransferase, whose translation MTDEDLTAVLVDADRYPENPYMSLVAGALESRGVTVLSPSLPLFFPLTRNALRYPEADVLCIDWVYDYYNVSDTGSDALDRAATWVRAATLLVDLLAVSLLSVAVVRTVHNERHHEGKYPRTERVVNETVFAVADAVTVKCRAAAERIAAAYTVPSAAELHVVPDGSYVSAYENDVSPATAREELSISEGAFVYLFFGLVREYKGIPELLAAFGELDVPDAELWVVGSPKSDALGGEIDALAAGTGNVRTVLEFVPDERIQYYLNAADVLVLPYRDVLNSGSAHLGCTFGLPVVAPAMGCLPAALSAANDDLLYDPGAPDGLRRALRRAHEHPDLEGVGRANYRHAVANDWPETAERLVAVYRQALERSSAVGAAEPDPFREDA comes from the coding sequence ATGACCGACGAGGACCTCACCGCGGTCCTCGTCGACGCCGACCGGTACCCGGAGAACCCCTACATGTCGCTCGTGGCGGGGGCCCTGGAGTCCCGCGGCGTGACGGTGCTTTCGCCGTCGCTGCCGCTTTTCTTCCCGCTGACGCGGAACGCGCTCCGGTACCCGGAGGCGGACGTCCTCTGTATCGACTGGGTGTACGACTACTACAACGTCAGCGACACCGGGAGCGACGCCCTCGACAGGGCCGCGACGTGGGTTCGCGCGGCGACGCTTCTCGTCGACCTGCTCGCCGTCTCGCTGCTGTCGGTCGCGGTCGTCCGGACGGTCCACAACGAGCGACACCACGAGGGGAAGTACCCCCGGACAGAGCGGGTCGTCAACGAGACGGTGTTCGCGGTCGCCGACGCGGTGACGGTGAAGTGCCGTGCCGCCGCCGAACGGATCGCGGCCGCCTACACGGTCCCCTCGGCGGCGGAACTTCACGTCGTCCCCGACGGCAGCTACGTGTCGGCCTACGAGAACGACGTCTCGCCGGCGACGGCCCGCGAGGAACTGTCGATTTCCGAGGGGGCGTTCGTCTACCTCTTCTTCGGTCTCGTCCGGGAGTACAAGGGCATCCCCGAACTCCTCGCGGCGTTCGGGGAACTCGACGTGCCGGACGCCGAACTGTGGGTGGTCGGCAGCCCCAAGAGCGACGCCCTGGGCGGGGAGATAGACGCCCTGGCCGCGGGGACGGGGAACGTCCGGACGGTCCTCGAGTTCGTCCCCGACGAGCGGATCCAGTACTACCTGAACGCGGCCGATGTCCTGGTGTTGCCGTACCGGGACGTTCTCAACTCGGGGTCGGCCCATCTGGGCTGTACGTTCGGCCTGCCGGTCGTGGCGCCGGCGATGGGCTGTCTGCCGGCGGCGCTGTCGGCGGCCAACGACGACCTCCTGTACGATCCCGGCGCGCCGGACGGACTCCGGCGGGCGCTCCGGCGCGCACACGAACACCCCGACCTGGAGGGCGTCGGCCGGGCGAACTACCGGCACGCGGTCGCAAACGACTGGCCGGAGACGGCAGAGCGGCTAGTCGCGGTCTACCGGCAGGCACTGGAGCGGTCGTCCGCGGTCGGCGCCGCCGAGCCCGATCCGTTCCGGGAGGACGCCTGA
- a CDS encoding alginate lyase family protein — MRSLLRTEPARTLYLGGHTLARMRPRQVAGILERHARERLVPALPVDFDRRYERRVPADPPARTDAVADNTATIRRCLDGADRRHRRDRARAAADGEPQFLNRSVRIADGGSVDWAGDRLEDLPLQWRLKLYGFEPLSDALYGFDPDRLPGSVRERFDGWIRGWADEVAVGGRRYLRRRWTPWAVSLRIQRWLRYLAFHERHAPDADFERTLRRETYKNACFLRNHVEFDVDGNHLVENGVALLAAGLVFDESDWTDAGTSVLETAAREQFLTDGCHYERSPMYHVVVLTRLLTARDLLARTDHTVPDALNDAAAEATAFLRYLRPPDGELPLLNDSVHGESLSLEACRRYATAVGVDAHRPDTDSGLLSMEVDAGTSGYRWLRTDAGAMLVDGGPVGPSHLPGHSHSDTLSVLLWVDGRQVITDTGTFDYTGGPRRNYARGVRAHNTVQVGDVEPIPLGGQYLLGPRPAPETRFEPGDVSLFEGRYEARPLAEAPYTHHRAVYAADDWWLLDDAVAGDVDGRVRSRLHLHPDVEPVADGEGLRLETGDRPVRVRPLGGATLRITDGRYYPRFGEAIDRAVVETRSDGSGSGRVRLALAVDAGEETALAGGADGRQRFRIDGRTYELPGRRLAPR; from the coding sequence GTGAGGTCGCTGCTCCGTACGGAGCCGGCCAGGACGCTGTACCTCGGGGGTCACACCCTGGCCCGGATGCGCCCGCGGCAGGTCGCGGGCATCCTCGAGCGGCACGCCAGGGAACGCCTCGTGCCCGCGCTGCCGGTCGACTTCGACCGCCGCTACGAGCGGCGCGTCCCCGCCGATCCCCCGGCCCGGACCGACGCCGTGGCCGACAACACCGCGACAATCCGGCGATGTCTCGACGGCGCGGACCGCCGCCACCGCCGGGACCGTGCCCGCGCGGCGGCCGACGGGGAACCGCAGTTCCTGAACCGGTCCGTCCGAATCGCCGACGGCGGGTCGGTCGACTGGGCAGGCGACCGCCTCGAGGATCTCCCGCTGCAGTGGCGGCTGAAGCTCTACGGCTTCGAACCGCTCTCGGACGCGCTGTACGGGTTCGATCCCGACCGGCTCCCCGGATCGGTCCGGGAGCGATTCGACGGGTGGATACGGGGATGGGCGGACGAGGTGGCGGTCGGCGGCCGGCGGTACCTCAGACGGCGGTGGACGCCGTGGGCGGTGTCGCTGCGAATCCAGCGCTGGCTCCGATATCTCGCCTTCCACGAGCGACACGCCCCGGACGCCGACTTCGAGCGCACGCTGCGGCGAGAGACCTACAAGAACGCCTGCTTCCTCCGGAACCACGTCGAGTTCGACGTCGACGGGAACCACCTCGTCGAGAACGGGGTCGCGCTGCTGGCGGCCGGCCTGGTGTTCGACGAGTCCGACTGGACGGACGCGGGGACGTCGGTGCTGGAGACCGCCGCCCGCGAGCAGTTCCTCACGGACGGCTGTCACTACGAGCGGAGCCCCATGTACCACGTCGTCGTCCTCACGCGGCTGCTGACGGCCCGCGACCTGCTGGCACGGACGGACCACACCGTGCCCGACGCTCTCAACGACGCAGCGGCCGAGGCGACGGCGTTCCTCCGGTACCTCCGGCCACCGGACGGCGAACTCCCGCTTTTGAACGATTCCGTCCACGGGGAGTCGCTCTCGCTCGAGGCCTGTCGCCGGTACGCGACCGCCGTCGGCGTCGACGCTCACCGACCCGACACCGACAGCGGCCTGCTCTCGATGGAGGTCGACGCCGGGACGTCGGGCTACCGGTGGCTGCGGACCGACGCCGGCGCGATGCTCGTCGACGGCGGGCCGGTCGGCCCGTCACACCTCCCCGGTCACTCCCACAGCGACACGCTCTCCGTCCTGCTGTGGGTCGACGGCCGGCAGGTGATCACCGACACTGGCACCTTCGACTACACCGGCGGTCCCCGACGGAACTACGCCCGAGGCGTCCGCGCCCACAACACCGTTCAGGTCGGGGACGTAGAGCCGATTCCGCTCGGCGGACAGTACCTGCTCGGCCCGCGACCCGCCCCCGAGACACGGTTCGAACCCGGCGACGTGTCGCTGTTCGAGGGCCGCTACGAGGCGCGACCGCTGGCGGAGGCGCCCTACACCCACCACCGCGCCGTCTACGCCGCCGACGACTGGTGGCTCCTCGACGACGCGGTGGCCGGCGACGTCGACGGCCGGGTCCGGAGCCGGCTCCACCTCCATCCCGACGTCGAACCGGTCGCCGACGGCGAGGGGCTCCGGCTGGAAACCGGCGACCGGCCGGTCCGCGTCCGGCCGCTCGGCGGGGCGACGCTGCGGATAACCGACGGCCGGTACTACCCCCGGTTCGGCGAGGCAATCGACCGCGCCGTCGTGGAGACACGGTCGGACGGCTCCGGTTCCGGGAGGGTTCGACTGGCGCTCGCCGTCGACGCCGGCGAGGAGACGGCGCTCGCGGGGGGCGCCGACGGCCGACAGCGCTTCCGGATCGACGGCCGGACCTACGAGCTTCCGGGCCGTCGGCTCGCACCCCGGTGA
- a CDS encoding DUF1616 domain-containing protein, with translation MSGTRSWSSVADSLDLLGVALLAVAGTFPLLVEGTLPTPVRVGIGIGLILFAPGYALVSLLIPRETVVGVDGDERRVPMGERLLLAVGFSIVTVPLVGILLNYTQWGPDPESTVAAVGIVTFLLAELAIWRRLAADAPRRFRPGIAGLPKRVGSRLAADTNRETVVNVVLVAGLAVAVAGVGLAVATTDNGERYTEFYLLAENDSGELVADGYPTELSVGKPTELHVGVANREAEPVTYTVVVQLQRVERTEAGRTVTERFGVDSFRVRAGAGETVQRRHAVEPTVAGEGFRLTYLLYAGAAPSDPSTSNAYRSVHLWVDVTPAGGG, from the coding sequence ATGTCCGGAACGCGTTCCTGGAGCAGTGTCGCGGACTCGCTGGACCTGCTGGGGGTCGCACTGCTGGCCGTCGCGGGGACGTTCCCCCTGCTGGTCGAGGGGACGCTCCCGACGCCGGTACGCGTCGGCATCGGGATCGGGCTAATACTGTTCGCGCCGGGGTACGCGCTCGTGTCGCTTTTGATACCCCGGGAGACGGTCGTCGGCGTCGACGGCGACGAGCGCCGGGTTCCGATGGGCGAACGACTCCTCCTGGCGGTCGGGTTCAGCATCGTCACCGTCCCGCTGGTCGGCATCCTCCTGAACTACACCCAGTGGGGACCCGACCCCGAGAGCACCGTCGCCGCCGTCGGTATCGTGACCTTCCTGCTCGCGGAACTCGCCATCTGGCGGCGGCTCGCAGCCGACGCCCCCCGTCGGTTCCGGCCGGGCATCGCCGGGCTGCCGAAGCGGGTCGGGAGCCGTCTCGCCGCCGACACGAACCGGGAGACGGTCGTCAACGTCGTGCTGGTCGCCGGGCTGGCCGTCGCCGTCGCCGGCGTCGGCCTCGCGGTGGCGACGACGGACAACGGCGAGCGCTACACCGAGTTCTACCTCCTCGCCGAGAACGACTCCGGCGAGTTGGTCGCCGACGGCTACCCGACCGAGCTCTCGGTCGGGAAGCCGACCGAGCTCCACGTCGGGGTCGCCAACCGGGAGGCCGAACCCGTCACCTACACCGTCGTGGTGCAGCTACAGCGGGTCGAGCGGACCGAGGCGGGCCGGACGGTCACCGAGCGGTTCGGCGTCGACAGCTTCCGCGTCCGCGCCGGGGCCGGCGAGACGGTCCAGCGCCGCCACGCCGTCGAACCGACCGTCGCGGGCGAGGGCTTCCGACTGACCTACCTGCTGTACGCCGGTGCGGCGCCGTCGGACCCCTCGACGTCGAACGCCTACCGCTCGGTTCACCTGTGGGTCGACGTGACGCCGGCGGGCGGCGGATAA
- a CDS encoding glycosyltransferase family 4 protein, with protein sequence MTEDARVVFVTQMFPPETGGNASRIHDTATNLGDEWDVTVLAPPPTLPPGEFDRSRRRARTEHVDGVTVHRLWTWQPTDEDPGMARRLPYYLLFGLHAILWLLWHRRRYDAVVTSTPPISTGAAGLVAAALGTPWVVDVRDLWIDASISLGYLEAGSPIERVSRRFQRFVLATADRITVTTGTLGEAVAAEYGADLAAKTVPLPNGVDTDRFRPRTGTDPYTAGDEAASAGAATDGSGRTIVYTGNLGSAQDLETCVRAMAHLDSDAVLRLVGGGDVASALRRLAADIGVADRVRFDDPVPRDEVPGILSDATVGVAPLDDSAALSYAMPTKSYEYLACGLPTVVTGRGEIERFADRSGGAVHVDNDPAAVAAVFDNLLSDRRRRERMARRGRAYVVEHHDRRALAERLGEELSALVDGAPAADRDADGAVP encoded by the coding sequence ATGACCGAGGACGCCCGAGTGGTATTCGTCACCCAGATGTTCCCGCCCGAGACCGGCGGCAACGCCTCCCGAATCCACGACACGGCGACGAACCTCGGCGACGAGTGGGACGTGACCGTGCTCGCGCCGCCGCCGACGCTGCCGCCCGGCGAGTTCGACCGAAGCCGACGCCGGGCCCGGACCGAGCACGTCGACGGCGTCACCGTCCACCGGCTGTGGACCTGGCAACCGACCGACGAGGACCCGGGCATGGCACGCCGGCTCCCCTACTACCTCCTGTTCGGTCTCCACGCCATCCTGTGGCTGCTGTGGCACCGCCGCCGCTACGACGCCGTCGTCACGTCGACGCCGCCGATATCGACCGGGGCGGCCGGCCTCGTGGCCGCCGCGCTCGGGACCCCCTGGGTGGTCGACGTCCGGGATCTCTGGATAGACGCCTCGATCTCGCTCGGCTACCTCGAGGCCGGCAGCCCGATAGAGCGGGTCAGCCGCCGGTTCCAGCGGTTCGTCCTGGCGACCGCCGACCGCATCACCGTCACGACCGGGACGCTCGGCGAGGCCGTCGCCGCCGAGTACGGCGCCGACCTCGCCGCGAAGACGGTCCCGCTCCCGAACGGCGTCGACACCGACCGCTTCCGGCCCCGGACGGGAACCGACCCCTACACGGCCGGCGACGAGGCCGCGAGCGCGGGCGCCGCCACCGACGGCAGCGGCCGGACCATCGTCTACACCGGCAACCTCGGGAGCGCCCAGGACCTCGAGACCTGCGTTCGCGCGATGGCACACCTCGATTCGGACGCCGTCCTTCGGTTGGTGGGCGGCGGCGACGTGGCCTCGGCGCTGCGCCGGCTTGCCGCCGACATCGGCGTCGCCGACCGCGTCCGGTTCGACGATCCCGTCCCCCGCGACGAGGTGCCCGGTATCCTCAGCGACGCGACGGTCGGCGTCGCGCCGCTCGACGATTCGGCGGCCCTCTCGTACGCGATGCCGACCAAGAGCTACGAGTACCTCGCCTGTGGCCTCCCGACGGTGGTGACCGGCCGGGGCGAAATCGAGCGATTCGCCGACCGGTCGGGCGGCGCCGTCCACGTCGACAACGACCCGGCGGCAGTCGCCGCCGTCTTCGACAACCTGCTTTCGGACCGCCGGCGCCGCGAGCGGATGGCCCGCCGGGGCCGCGCGTACGTCGTCGAACACCACGACCGCCGGGCGCTCGCCGAGCGACTGGGCGAGGAACTCTCGGCGCTCGTCGACGGCGCGCCGGCCGCCGACCGCGACGCGGACGGGGCGGTACCGTGA
- a CDS encoding lipopolysaccharide biosynthesis protein gives MKDRIRELLERLVPTGSVLQRSVKSGVWVSATKMSLRLSQVLMLIVLARLLSPRDFGLMGVALLTLAATRRFTNIGLNAALVQQKEENVDEYLNTTWCLEIGRGLLVFAVVFLAAPYVGTFFGEPRATPLIRVLGLSPVFYGLRNPGVVYFQKDLSFHRDFVYQSSGAVMQFAVGVGYALYSPTVWALVFASVSRPATKFLLSYVLHDYRPWPSFDLEMARELIQYGKWITGSSIIGYVYSQGDDAFVGWFLSATALGFYQYAYRIADMPAREFSSVISKVTFPAYSQLQDDIDELRGALVQSTRLTAFVAFPMAFGIALVAPSFVPAVLGSEWTPMITTMQLLALYGLLHAITRNFGALWKAQGRPDLIAKLGTLRVCCLAVLIWPLTARFGIEGTALTVVGVYVFPMLPIDVYLAARMVEGRSAMLYREYVYPFVAATIMFGSLYYARGVLEVSPLVELLVLVPSGAVVYFVVAALLERRFDWGIERNLRMITDGVRG, from the coding sequence ATGAAGGATCGCATCCGGGAGTTGCTGGAGCGACTGGTTCCCACGGGGTCGGTCCTCCAGCGGTCGGTCAAGAGCGGCGTCTGGGTGTCGGCGACCAAGATGTCACTGCGGCTCTCGCAGGTACTGATGCTGATCGTGCTGGCGAGGCTGCTGTCGCCGCGGGACTTCGGGCTGATGGGCGTGGCGCTTCTGACGCTCGCGGCCACGCGCCGCTTTACGAACATCGGCCTCAACGCCGCCCTCGTCCAGCAGAAAGAGGAGAACGTCGACGAGTACCTCAACACCACCTGGTGTCTGGAAATCGGGCGCGGCCTGCTGGTCTTCGCCGTCGTCTTTCTGGCGGCGCCGTACGTCGGTACGTTCTTCGGCGAACCCCGGGCGACGCCGCTGATCCGGGTGCTCGGACTCTCGCCGGTGTTCTACGGTCTCCGGAACCCCGGCGTCGTCTACTTCCAGAAGGACCTCTCCTTTCACCGGGACTTCGTCTACCAGTCCAGCGGCGCCGTGATGCAATTCGCCGTCGGCGTCGGCTACGCGCTGTACTCCCCGACCGTGTGGGCGCTGGTGTTCGCGTCCGTCAGCCGTCCCGCGACCAAGTTCCTCCTGTCGTACGTCCTCCACGACTACCGGCCGTGGCCGTCGTTCGACCTGGAAATGGCGCGGGAACTCATCCAGTACGGCAAGTGGATAACCGGCTCGTCCATCATCGGGTACGTCTACAGCCAGGGTGACGACGCCTTCGTCGGGTGGTTCCTCTCGGCGACCGCCCTCGGCTTCTACCAGTACGCCTACCGCATCGCGGACATGCCGGCCAGGGAGTTCTCCAGCGTCATTTCGAAGGTCACCTTCCCCGCGTACTCCCAGCTCCAGGACGACATCGACGAGCTACGCGGCGCGCTCGTCCAGTCGACGCGGTTGACCGCCTTCGTCGCGTTCCCGATGGCGTTCGGCATCGCCTTGGTCGCACCGAGTTTCGTCCCGGCGGTGCTGGGCAGCGAGTGGACGCCGATGATCACGACGATGCAACTGCTGGCGCTCTACGGACTCCTGCACGCCATCACCCGGAACTTCGGCGCGCTCTGGAAGGCGCAGGGTCGCCCCGACCTCATCGCCAAGCTCGGCACCCTGCGGGTCTGCTGTCTCGCCGTCCTCATCTGGCCGCTGACCGCCCGGTTCGGCATCGAGGGCACCGCCCTCACCGTCGTCGGCGTCTACGTCTTCCCGATGCTCCCCATCGACGTCTACCTCGCCGCCCGGATGGTCGAGGGCCGTTCGGCGATGCTGTACCGGGAGTACGTCTACCCCTTCGTCGCCGCCACGATCATGTTCGGGAGCCTCTACTACGCGCGCGGCGTCCTCGAGGTGTCGCCCCTCGTCGAACTCCTCGTCCTCGTCCCGTCCGGCGCCGTCGTCTACTTCGTCGTCGCCGCCCTGCTGGAGCGCCGCTTCGACTGGGGCATCGAGCGGAACCTCCGGATGATAACCGACGGCGTGCGCGGATGA
- a CDS encoding glycosyltransferase family 2 protein, protein MTTALMEKPMPDTATDRPHRSTADRADAADRDGDAPLVSVVLPTYDRPSYLRKAVESVLAQTYEPIELVVVDDHSERPAAETLSGMDLGDLAAVRCRRHEENRGVNAARNTGIEAASGEYVAFLDDDDRWVPEKTERQVAAFETAGDDVGVVYTGKRTVEPEGTGERIPPAVEGDMTKALLCRNVVGTMSVVMVRADLARAVPLDESFPAWADLAWYVSLSRRAGFKRLPEPLAVYEFTSHGRLSDDLEKKRRGYERFLERFGPLAAEYGRRFHRKMRGWAAYRVGRTALVTGDYAEARRFLAAAVAAYPVEPKFGLYLLAAAGGRPTHGLARRARELGRVFAGVTSR, encoded by the coding sequence GTGACGACCGCCCTCATGGAGAAACCGATGCCCGACACCGCCACCGACCGACCGCACCGCTCGACGGCCGACCGTGCCGACGCTGCCGACCGCGACGGGGACGCGCCGCTGGTCAGCGTCGTCCTGCCGACCTACGACCGACCGTCTTACCTCCGGAAGGCGGTCGAGAGCGTGCTCGCACAGACCTACGAGCCGATCGAACTCGTCGTCGTCGACGACCACTCCGAGCGGCCGGCCGCCGAGACCCTCTCGGGGATGGACCTCGGTGACCTCGCGGCGGTCCGGTGTCGTCGCCACGAGGAGAACCGCGGCGTCAACGCCGCCCGGAACACCGGCATCGAGGCCGCCAGCGGCGAGTACGTCGCCTTCCTCGACGACGACGACCGATGGGTCCCCGAGAAGACCGAACGCCAGGTCGCCGCATTCGAGACTGCCGGCGACGACGTCGGCGTCGTCTACACCGGCAAGCGAACCGTCGAACCGGAAGGCACCGGCGAGCGAATCCCGCCCGCCGTCGAGGGCGACATGACGAAGGCGCTGCTCTGCCGGAACGTCGTCGGAACCATGTCGGTCGTGATGGTCCGGGCCGACCTCGCCAGGGCGGTCCCGCTCGACGAGTCGTTCCCGGCGTGGGCAGACCTGGCGTGGTACGTCAGCCTCTCTCGGCGGGCCGGCTTCAAACGGCTGCCCGAACCGCTGGCCGTCTACGAGTTTACCTCTCACGGCCGGCTGAGCGATGACCTCGAGAAGAAGCGCCGGGGCTACGAGCGGTTCCTCGAGCGGTTCGGCCCGCTGGCCGCCGAGTACGGCCGGCGCTTCCACCGGAAGATGCGCGGCTGGGCGGCCTACCGGGTCGGACGGACGGCGCTCGTGACCGGCGACTACGCGGAGGCGCGCCGGTTCCTCGCGGCCGCCGTCGCCGCCTACCCCGTCGAACCGAAGTTCGGGCTGTACCTGCTGGCCGCCGCCGGCGGCCGCCCCACCCACGGTCTCGCCCGGCGGGCCAGGGAACTCGGGCGCGTCTTCGCCGGCGTCACCTCCCGTTAG
- a CDS encoding metal-dependent hydrolase produces the protein MSEHASSESMWPWEHVLFAYVFYSPYVHLAYRSAPTGWPAAALAVGTLFPDLVDKPLAWQFGLVETGWGPAHSVFLAVPVALFVYAVARHRGVGAVGVAFGFGYLLHLPGDVVPASLSRGRLYLAPVLWPRSDPAVDADHGSFLDGVYSLLTEYAVQLLALEVTTGVALQVGTVAVGGLLWLYDGLPGLRLLAVPIRYIAGYLRLS, from the coding sequence ATGAGCGAACACGCCTCCTCCGAGTCGATGTGGCCCTGGGAACACGTCCTCTTTGCGTACGTCTTCTACTCCCCGTACGTCCACCTCGCCTACCGGTCGGCGCCGACCGGCTGGCCGGCGGCCGCGCTGGCAGTCGGCACCCTCTTTCCGGACCTCGTCGACAAGCCGCTGGCCTGGCAGTTCGGCCTCGTCGAGACCGGGTGGGGTCCCGCCCACTCGGTCTTCCTCGCCGTCCCGGTCGCGCTGTTCGTGTACGCGGTCGCACGGCACCGCGGCGTCGGCGCGGTCGGCGTCGCCTTCGGCTTCGGCTACCTGTTGCACCTCCCCGGCGACGTCGTCCCGGCCTCGCTGTCGCGGGGGCGGCTCTACCTCGCGCCGGTCCTGTGGCCGCGAAGTGATCCCGCGGTCGACGCCGACCACGGCTCCTTTCTGGACGGCGTCTACAGCCTCCTGACCGAATACGCCGTCCAGCTGCTCGCCCTCGAGGTGACGACGGGCGTGGCGCTGCAGGTCGGGACGGTCGCGGTCGGCGGGCTGCTGTGGCTCTACGACGGGCTCCCCGGCCTGCGGCTCCTGGCCGTCCCCATCCGGTACATCGCCGGCTACCTCCGACTCTCCTGA
- a CDS encoding FG-GAP repeat domain-containing protein — protein MNFEHRVIDDSPPCGRLFGCHATDLTGNGRPDVVVGGTGAEKLPILGRSGAPLVGRLFRRLEKDLFWYENPGWERHVISPRSDLRALGTTMGDVTGNGRLDLFVGQGLGGRDLYWFEQPPDPREPWTEHHLGSPFEKYHDLAFGDVDGDGEPELVGASQRSETVFYYDVPDDPTRSPWPADCRHVLARDTHAEGLAIADLDGDGREELLAGTDVYRRAAAVEQPRSGAAVETDGGVTADGWERESIVDGWKWTRVAVADLDGDGDPEVVLSEGDSPLLGGDAGRVAWFDPPEWTPHRLAEDLYCPHTLQVADFDGDGSPDVYVAEMGHGREDGQARHLLFRNRGDGRFEETVVERGVPTHEAKAVDVDGDGRIDLVGKSYGADAHVDVWYNRP, from the coding sequence ATGAACTTCGAACACCGGGTCATCGACGACTCGCCACCCTGCGGACGGCTCTTTGGGTGCCACGCGACCGACCTCACCGGGAACGGCCGCCCCGACGTCGTCGTCGGCGGGACGGGCGCCGAGAAGCTCCCGATACTGGGACGCAGCGGCGCGCCGCTGGTCGGCCGGCTGTTCCGCCGCCTCGAAAAGGACCTCTTCTGGTACGAGAACCCCGGCTGGGAGCGGCACGTCATCTCCCCGCGGTCGGACCTGCGGGCCCTCGGGACGACGATGGGCGACGTCACGGGGAACGGCCGGCTCGACCTCTTCGTCGGCCAGGGCCTCGGCGGCCGCGACCTCTACTGGTTCGAACAGCCTCCCGACCCCCGCGAGCCCTGGACCGAACACCACCTCGGCTCCCCGTTCGAGAAGTACCACGACCTCGCGTTCGGCGACGTGGACGGCGACGGCGAACCGGAACTGGTCGGCGCCTCACAGCGGAGCGAGACCGTCTTCTACTACGACGTCCCGGACGACCCGACCCGGTCGCCGTGGCCCGCCGACTGCCGGCACGTCCTCGCCCGCGACACGCACGCCGAGGGACTGGCCATCGCCGACCTCGACGGCGACGGCCGCGAGGAACTCCTCGCAGGCACCGACGTCTACCGGCGGGCCGCGGCCGTCGAGCAGCCACGATCCGGCGCCGCCGTCGAGACCGACGGCGGGGTGACCGCCGACGGCTGGGAGCGCGAGTCCATCGTCGACGGCTGGAAGTGGACCCGCGTCGCCGTCGCCGACCTCGACGGCGACGGCGACCCGGAGGTGGTGCTCTCGGAAGGCGACTCGCCGCTGCTCGGCGGCGACGCCGGCCGCGTCGCCTGGTTCGACCCGCCCGAGTGGACGCCGCACCGCCTCGCCGAGGACCTCTACTGTCCCCACACCCTCCAGGTCGCCGACTTCGACGGCGACGGCAGCCCCGACGTCTACGTCGCCGAGATGGGCCACGGCCGCGAGGACGGCCAGGCCCGGCACCTGCTGTTCCGCAACCGCGGCGACGGCCGCTTCGAGGAGACGGTCGTCGAACGCGGCGTCCCGACCCACGAGGCGAAGGCCGTCGACGTCGACGGCGACGGACGGATCGACCTCGTCGGCAAGTCCTACGGCGCCGACGCCCACGTCGACGTCTGGTACAACCGCCCGTGA
- a CDS encoding sugar phosphate isomerase/epimerase family protein — translation MTAESTSTADGPGPPRTAIQLHTLASMSAPLETVVRRVAAAGYDGVEFAGRFLETDPEPVRTALAETGIEPVAAHVGLSRLETDPKWVIDRCLSVGCRRVVVPHVGAGHFRTTARVDVLAGRLAELSDLLAPAGIELTYHNTLATLSPPLDRFGLGRVSAVPLPGGWRRVAAGLERATGGVEAGADRTALGRLIERTPEAVTFEIDVGWVAAAGYDPVAVMELLGERLAVVHVADVEATGRFLRSFAPVTPGEGLVDLERVLPAARSSGADWLVFENDDPADPEQSIRQGVRVLSQHAGGQESRR, via the coding sequence ATGACAGCCGAGTCGACATCGACGGCGGACGGTCCCGGACCCCCACGAACAGCGATCCAGCTACACACGCTCGCGTCGATGTCGGCTCCGCTGGAGACGGTCGTCCGCCGGGTCGCGGCGGCGGGCTACGACGGCGTCGAGTTCGCCGGGCGGTTCCTCGAGACAGACCCCGAGCCGGTTCGGACGGCGCTCGCGGAGACGGGCATTGAACCGGTCGCGGCCCACGTAGGGCTCTCGCGGCTCGAGACCGACCCGAAGTGGGTAATCGACCGGTGTCTGTCGGTCGGGTGCCGGCGCGTCGTCGTCCCACACGTCGGCGCGGGCCACTTCCGGACGACGGCCCGGGTCGACGTGCTCGCGGGTCGGCTGGCCGAGCTGTCGGACCTGCTCGCCCCCGCCGGCATCGAACTCACGTACCACAACACTCTGGCGACGCTGTCGCCGCCGCTGGACCGGTTCGGTCTCGGGCGGGTGTCGGCGGTCCCGCTGCCCGGTGGCTGGCGCCGGGTCGCCGCCGGCCTGGAGCGCGCCACGGGGGGCGTCGAGGCGGGGGCCGACCGAACCGCGCTCGGCAGGCTCATCGAGCGGACGCCCGAGGCGGTCACCTTCGAGATCGACGTCGGATGGGTCGCGGCCGCGGGGTACGACCCGGTCGCGGTCATGGAGCTACTCGGCGAGCGGCTGGCGGTGGTCCACGTCGCCGACGTCGAGGCGACGGGCCGGTTCCTGCGGTCGTTCGCCCCGGTCACGCCGGGCGAGGGGCTGGTCGATCTCGAGCGGGTGCTGCCGGCCGCCAGGTCGAGCGGCGCCGACTGGCTCGTCTTCGAGAACGACGACCCCGCCGATCCCGAACAATCGATCCGGCAGGGCGTTCGAGTCCTGTCACAGCACGCGGGAGGTCAGGAGAGTCGGAGGTAG